A stretch of the Leptospira harrisiae genome encodes the following:
- a CDS encoding SRPBCC family protein codes for MTLGRKISLGIIGIIAIPLVVALFLPKGYQVERSIDINKPASEVFAYIRMLKNQDQYSVWAKKDPGMKKIYTGQDGTVGFISRWESLDKEVGTGEQEIKMINADALEMQTELRFIEPFEGTERSYMKVSSLDQKKSKVIWGFDGSLPYPSNLICLFMNFEELIGKDFEEGLSNLKVVLEK; via the coding sequence ATGACACTCGGCAGAAAAATTTCCTTAGGAATCATCGGCATCATAGCCATCCCGTTAGTTGTGGCACTCTTCTTACCTAAAGGGTACCAAGTAGAACGTTCTATCGACATCAACAAACCTGCATCAGAAGTATTTGCATACATTCGAATGTTAAAGAACCAAGACCAATATAGCGTCTGGGCCAAAAAAGATCCGGGTATGAAGAAAATTTATACGGGCCAAGATGGAACGGTCGGTTTCATATCTCGTTGGGAAAGTTTGGACAAAGAAGTTGGAACTGGCGAACAAGAAATTAAAATGATTAATGCAGATGCGTTGGAGATGCAAACAGAACTTCGATTCATCGAACCTTTTGAAGGAACCGAACGGAGTTATATGAAAGTATCCTCCTTGGATCAAAAAAAATCCAAGGTTATTTGGGGTTTTGATGGTTCCTTGCCTTACCCTTCCAATTTGATCTGCCTTTTTATGAATTTTGAAGAATTAATAGGAAAAGACTTTGAAGAGGGACTATCCAACCTTAAAGTTGTATTAGAAAAATAA
- a CDS encoding family 43 glycosylhydrolase, with amino-acid sequence MNKQNIYWQLYQDDPILKPGFPSPILADPSFLFPENCPDGLWHLFAHNVFGVQEFLSEDGIHWNKRKTVIWNAMRPFIFFDEGTYYLYYEKYKFLHVLMSWFPYRKWKSHIEVRTSKDLKSWSSPQTVITPKFPFHKDPKHGDSVSNPCMLKFGKKYRMYFSSSLVFIPDCGFCEPKHITVAEANSPLGPFSYFSDPIISPNEMDPFCNLGAGSIKVIEWKGRYLGFQNGIFWNPVRKESCSAILFLQSEDGINFERINHTPILGPTGRGWKASHVYACDVKYSEKEKIFILYFNARNKAHWTQGKEAIGLFVGKVEESKSSGIKPTKQSKTSKLIAKKKISKPKPKVKKSKRK; translated from the coding sequence TTGAACAAACAAAATATCTATTGGCAACTTTACCAAGATGATCCAATTTTAAAACCCGGATTCCCATCTCCCATATTGGCGGATCCGAGTTTTTTATTTCCCGAAAATTGCCCTGATGGTCTTTGGCACCTCTTCGCACACAATGTTTTTGGTGTCCAAGAATTCCTTTCTGAAGATGGAATCCACTGGAACAAAAGAAAAACAGTAATTTGGAATGCTATGCGTCCTTTTATCTTTTTTGATGAAGGGACTTATTATTTATACTACGAAAAATACAAATTCTTACATGTATTGATGTCTTGGTTTCCATATCGGAAATGGAAGTCCCATATCGAAGTGCGAACCAGTAAAGATTTAAAATCTTGGTCTTCGCCACAAACAGTCATTACTCCAAAATTTCCTTTTCACAAAGATCCAAAACATGGAGATTCGGTTAGTAATCCATGTATGTTAAAGTTTGGAAAAAAGTACAGAATGTACTTTTCTTCCTCTTTGGTTTTTATCCCTGATTGTGGATTTTGTGAACCAAAACATATCACTGTTGCCGAAGCAAACTCCCCACTGGGCCCGTTTTCTTATTTTTCTGATCCCATAATTTCACCAAATGAGATGGATCCATTTTGTAATTTGGGTGCAGGTTCCATTAAAGTGATTGAGTGGAAAGGGCGTTACCTTGGATTTCAAAATGGAATCTTTTGGAATCCTGTCAGGAAAGAATCTTGTTCGGCAATTCTCTTCTTACAAAGTGAAGATGGAATCAATTTTGAACGGATCAACCATACTCCAATCCTTGGTCCTACCGGAAGAGGGTGGAAGGCAAGTCATGTATATGCTTGTGATGTGAAGTATTCAGAAAAAGAAAAGATCTTTATCCTTTATTTTAATGCAAGAAACAAAGCGCATTGGACCCAAGGAAAAGAAGCCATTGGTCTTTTTGTGGGCAAAGTAGAAGAATCCAAATCTTCTGGAATAAAACCTACCAAACAAAGTAAAACTTCAAAACTCATTGCGAAAAAGAAAATATCCAAACCAAAACCGAAGGTTAAGAAGTCTAAACGCAAATGA
- a CDS encoding LIC10729 family protein: MLPLKLRILILTAIFLSTLVSVFAEGSVIPKQEFGLEEGLLPEDIATYPELKTWAIYQSYELEPDAPHLGLQDYICRMVPETGLQFLLEKQVISKSTVYLYLDFTRYRPLKGSKFKPRKLNILVNGRPKLSIYSDKNQSFVNPVEIPLEPSEYPDGKIYVDLVPSNNSLGRFWGVWDAFVLENRLDAKN; this comes from the coding sequence GTGCTTCCATTGAAACTACGAATCCTTATCCTAACGGCAATCTTTTTATCAACCTTGGTTTCGGTGTTTGCAGAAGGCTCTGTCATTCCCAAACAAGAATTTGGTTTGGAGGAAGGATTGCTCCCTGAGGACATAGCCACCTACCCAGAACTCAAAACTTGGGCCATCTACCAATCTTATGAATTAGAACCGGATGCACCCCACTTAGGACTGCAAGATTATATCTGTCGAATGGTTCCAGAAACTGGACTCCAATTCCTATTGGAAAAACAAGTCATCTCTAAATCGACAGTGTATCTCTATTTGGATTTCACTCGTTATCGTCCACTAAAAGGTTCCAAATTCAAACCAAGAAAATTGAACATCCTTGTGAATGGTAGGCCAAAACTATCTATCTACTCCGATAAAAACCAGAGTTTTGTAAATCCAGTGGAAATTCCCCTTGAACCTTCAGAATACCCTGATGGAAAGATTTATGTCGATCTCGTGCCAAGCAACAACTCACTCGGGAGATTTTGGGGGGTTTGGGATGCGTTTGTTTTGGAAAACCGTTTGGATGCGAAAAACTAA
- a CDS encoding LIC_12936 family protein: MRISFVLILSFLFAVGLIAADEKNEPASQADSQKLNPDGSIALIPYNAKQQQKIERIGKEVDEYHAVINEKVKFLSFEKKIKDSRYGQVTNAREIHLPFEPRYVMHSRFVMKLKGGGGAEGGGFSLDEISFWSRKSLTEKGKDPITTYRELKNNTAGGVKGLSLSVRTVTNADDNTLNFELEKIQSPWERLRLATAYRDRLREVTRTIDRYIQAKGGLETRMVSESVMEVSVSGDFQEP, encoded by the coding sequence ATGCGTATCTCGTTTGTTCTAATTTTATCCTTCCTATTCGCCGTTGGCCTTATTGCCGCGGATGAAAAAAATGAACCTGCCAGCCAAGCAGATTCTCAAAAGTTAAATCCGGATGGAAGTATTGCTCTCATCCCTTATAATGCGAAACAACAACAGAAGATTGAACGAATTGGTAAAGAAGTGGATGAATACCATGCTGTGATCAATGAAAAAGTTAAGTTTTTAAGTTTCGAAAAGAAAATCAAAGATAGTCGTTATGGCCAAGTGACCAATGCAAGGGAAATCCACCTTCCATTTGAACCTCGTTATGTTATGCACAGTCGTTTTGTTATGAAACTAAAAGGTGGTGGTGGAGCCGAAGGTGGTGGATTCTCTTTAGATGAAATTTCCTTTTGGTCCAGAAAATCACTCACTGAAAAAGGCAAAGACCCTATCACTACCTACCGTGAATTAAAAAATAACACTGCAGGTGGAGTGAAAGGACTTTCACTTTCTGTTCGCACTGTGACAAATGCAGATGATAATACTCTTAACTTTGAGTTAGAAAAAATCCAAAGTCCTTGGGAAAGATTGCGTTTGGCTACTGCCTATCGTGATAGACTCCGTGAAGTGACAAGAACCATTGACAGATACATCCAAGCAAAAGGTGGTTTGGAAACCAGAATGGTTTCTGAATCCGTGATGGAAGTTTCTGTCAGTGGAGATTTCCAAGAACCTTAA
- a CDS encoding STAS domain-containing protein: MEINLKKNADAYVISISGSLDIYTSLDFKNFLETNVPSQPTENLHVIINLEKLNYIDSSGIGMLIKQLNYVQELKGKFSIANMKPAIEKVFKVAGLTSYFQTIGEDEYREKYAV; encoded by the coding sequence ATGGAAATAAATCTAAAAAAAAATGCCGACGCTTATGTGATCAGCATTTCTGGAAGTTTGGACATTTATACTTCCCTGGATTTTAAAAATTTCCTGGAAACCAATGTTCCTAGCCAACCTACCGAAAATCTGCATGTAATCATCAATTTAGAGAAACTCAATTATATTGACTCCTCTGGAATCGGAATGCTCATCAAACAGCTGAATTATGTCCAGGAACTCAAGGGAAAGTTCTCAATTGCCAATATGAAACCAGCCATTGAGAAGGTTTTTAAAGTCGCTGGGCTTACCAGTTACTTCCAAACCATTGGTGAAGACGAATACCGAGAAAAATACGCAGTTTAA
- a CDS encoding cysteine synthase A — translation MKTNIRNGFIDTVGNTPLIRIHSLSEETGCEILGKAEFLNPGGSVKDRAALYIIEDAERKRLLKPGGTVVEGTAGNTGIGLTHICNAKGYKSVIVIPETQSKEKIEILRTLGAEVTLVPAVPYSDPGNYVRVSERMAQEIPNSVWANQFDNLANRNAHFETTGPEIWEQTQGKIDVWTASLGTGGTYTGTGLFFKSQNTNIKCIVADPYGSGIYSFVKTGNITIEGSSITEGIGQGRITKNMEGMPADDAIRIHDKEALRILNLVLKKDGLFMGGSVGINLAAAYQIAKDLGPGHTIVTVLCDSGAKYQSKIYNEEFLIFKGLQ, via the coding sequence ATGAAAACAAATATACGAAACGGATTTATTGATACAGTTGGGAATACCCCACTCATCCGCATTCACTCACTTAGCGAAGAAACTGGATGTGAAATTTTAGGTAAGGCAGAATTTTTAAATCCAGGTGGGTCTGTTAAAGATAGAGCCGCTTTGTACATCATCGAAGATGCAGAACGGAAGCGACTCCTGAAACCCGGTGGTACTGTCGTAGAAGGGACGGCTGGGAATACTGGGATTGGCCTCACACATATTTGTAATGCAAAAGGTTACAAATCAGTCATTGTCATTCCAGAAACACAATCCAAAGAAAAAATAGAAATATTGCGCACGTTAGGTGCCGAAGTAACACTCGTTCCTGCAGTTCCCTATTCAGATCCAGGAAATTATGTTCGAGTGTCAGAACGTATGGCACAGGAAATTCCTAATTCCGTTTGGGCCAACCAATTTGATAACTTAGCCAATAGAAATGCACATTTCGAAACTACTGGCCCCGAAATTTGGGAACAAACACAAGGTAAAATTGATGTTTGGACCGCTTCTCTAGGAACGGGCGGAACCTACACAGGAACAGGACTTTTTTTCAAATCCCAAAATACCAATATCAAATGTATCGTTGCGGATCCTTACGGTTCTGGAATTTATTCCTTTGTCAAAACAGGAAACATCACCATAGAAGGTTCTTCCATCACCGAAGGAATTGGACAAGGTCGGATCACAAAAAATATGGAAGGAATGCCCGCTGATGATGCCATTCGTATCCATGACAAAGAGGCACTTCGTATTTTAAATTTGGTTTTAAAAAAGGATGGTTTGTTTATGGGCGGAAGCGTGGGCATCAATTTGGCCGCAGCGTACCAAATAGCAAAGGATCTAGGCCCAGGTCATACCATAGTCACTGTGTTATGTGATAGCGGAGCGAAATACCAATCAAAAATTTACAATGAAGAGTTTTTAATTTTCAAAGGACTCCAATGA
- a CDS encoding acetoacetate--CoA ligase has translation MATQNTLWTPSSKETNLSRFQGHLETKFAKSFSDYVSLHKFSVDEYDLFWKEWLSYSGFKLHKEPKKTIERGSHFSNSVWFPDALFNFAENLLEVGDPDSFALVFYSEDGQIQKLKYSELKLEVLKLQKHLIGLGVKKGDRIVGLVPNAPIATIGMLATTSLGAIWSSASPDFGIRGILDRFEQINPKVLISVESYLFKGKKISITDKLEEVSAQLANAKNSEYKQTLLYDFVEPIKDFGKIRFPFRYNEISPPNSPDQLIYTSISFSDPVYIMFSSGTTGLPKCIVQGGGVLLNHTKELALHCNVYKHDRFFYYTTCGWMMWNWSQSVLALGATLYQFDGNPFHPSWETLWSMAENESIKVFGTSAKYLSVLEEENINIKSKYILPKLNVILSTGSPLPNSGFRYVYQNIKSDVQLSSISGGTDLNGCFALGNPNLPVFEGEIQCKGLGMDVQVFDDMGKSVVSQKGELVCPTPFPSMPLFFWNDESGTKYKSAYFETYDNIWCHGDFASITPENGLVIYGRSDATLNPGGVRIGTADIYSVVSNIPEVKDSVIIGQDYKDDVRVILFVVTADGVSLDDNLVKKIKDRIKLETSPRHVPSLVLSVPEIPYTVNGKKVEIAVKQTVAGLEVKNRNALANPNSLDFFKDRKELQI, from the coding sequence ATGGCGACTCAAAATACACTGTGGACACCAAGCTCAAAAGAAACCAATCTTTCCCGATTCCAAGGGCATTTAGAAACTAAGTTTGCGAAATCATTTTCTGATTATGTTTCTTTACACAAATTTTCAGTGGATGAATACGATCTGTTTTGGAAGGAGTGGCTTTCTTATTCAGGTTTTAAGTTACATAAAGAACCCAAAAAAACAATCGAACGAGGATCACATTTTTCAAACTCAGTTTGGTTTCCGGATGCACTCTTTAACTTTGCTGAAAATTTACTTGAGGTTGGGGATCCCGATTCTTTTGCATTGGTATTTTATTCTGAAGATGGGCAGATCCAAAAATTAAAATATTCTGAACTAAAATTGGAAGTATTAAAACTTCAAAAACATTTGATAGGGCTTGGAGTAAAAAAAGGAGATCGCATCGTTGGACTTGTACCAAATGCTCCTATCGCTACTATTGGGATGTTAGCAACAACATCGTTAGGTGCTATATGGTCAAGTGCCTCTCCAGATTTTGGTATACGCGGAATTTTAGACAGATTCGAACAAATCAATCCAAAAGTATTAATTTCAGTGGAATCGTATTTGTTCAAAGGAAAAAAGATTTCGATTACAGATAAACTAGAAGAAGTTTCTGCGCAGTTGGCCAATGCAAAGAATTCTGAATACAAACAAACTTTACTTTATGATTTTGTAGAGCCTATCAAGGATTTTGGTAAAATTCGGTTTCCATTTCGATATAATGAGATTAGTCCTCCCAATTCTCCTGATCAGTTGATTTACACATCCATTTCCTTTTCAGATCCAGTGTACATTATGTTTTCCTCTGGAACAACAGGTCTCCCGAAGTGTATCGTCCAAGGTGGTGGTGTTTTATTAAACCATACAAAGGAACTTGCACTACATTGTAATGTGTATAAACACGATCGTTTTTTTTATTACACAACTTGCGGTTGGATGATGTGGAATTGGTCACAATCTGTATTGGCATTAGGTGCTACATTATACCAATTTGATGGAAATCCATTCCATCCTTCATGGGAAACTCTTTGGTCTATGGCAGAAAATGAATCGATCAAAGTGTTTGGAACAAGTGCCAAATATCTTTCCGTATTGGAAGAGGAAAATATAAACATTAAATCAAAATACATTTTGCCAAAATTAAATGTAATTTTATCTACAGGTTCTCCACTTCCAAACTCTGGATTTCGGTATGTGTACCAGAATATCAAATCAGATGTACAATTGTCTTCTATTTCTGGAGGAACCGATTTGAATGGATGTTTTGCTTTAGGAAATCCCAACTTACCTGTGTTTGAAGGTGAAATTCAATGTAAGGGTTTGGGTATGGATGTACAAGTGTTTGATGATATGGGTAAATCAGTTGTGAGCCAAAAAGGCGAATTGGTATGTCCAACACCATTTCCTTCTATGCCTCTTTTCTTTTGGAATGATGAATCTGGTACAAAGTATAAATCCGCTTACTTTGAAACATACGATAACATTTGGTGTCATGGAGATTTTGCATCCATCACACCTGAAAATGGTTTGGTGATTTATGGTAGGTCAGATGCCACTTTGAATCCAGGTGGTGTGCGGATAGGAACAGCTGATATTTATTCTGTAGTTTCTAACATACCTGAAGTCAAAGATAGCGTTATTATTGGACAGGATTACAAGGATGATGTTCGTGTGATTCTATTTGTCGTTACGGCGGATGGAGTTTCTTTAGATGATAATTTAGTGAAAAAAATTAAAGACCGCATCAAATTGGAAACATCTCCAAGACATGTTCCTTCTTTGGTTCTTTCGGTTCCTGAAATTCCTTATACAGTGAATGGAAAAAAAGTAGAGATTGCCGTAAAACAAACAGTAGCTGGACTTGAGGTAAAAAATAGAAACGCACTTGCTAACCCAAATTCATTGGATTTTTTTAAAGACAGAAAGGAGTTGCAAATATGA
- a CDS encoding DnaJ domain-containing protein gives MSFSIPPQPSNLYEVLEIPFGATTEEIKSSFRHLVKQFHPDNPYTGSYSKFQSIYFAYQTLTGDGRKRYDEEFKKNYAREFLKRKLEEHPVVLPVSRVRFTTGILELAKRGLMRKGFRNKDRRKVTGIDYDLIIDLKESEIIRPVIAVIPLTVRIVCRDCMGGDPHCPACNGRGSYKGYRNLKVEFPKSALVHGKVFEFDLSKFRPDSFTHFKKKFLRVKLLVHKNIPLRVKSAV, from the coding sequence ATGAGTTTCTCCATACCACCACAACCTTCTAACCTTTACGAAGTCCTAGAAATTCCTTTTGGAGCCACGACGGAAGAGATCAAATCCTCTTTCCGTCATCTAGTAAAACAATTTCATCCAGACAATCCATACACTGGCTCCTATTCAAAATTCCAAAGCATCTACTTTGCTTACCAGACTCTAACAGGTGATGGGCGAAAACGTTACGATGAAGAATTTAAAAAAAACTACGCTCGTGAATTTTTAAAACGAAAACTAGAAGAGCACCCTGTTGTCCTTCCGGTCTCTCGTGTCCGTTTTACTACAGGAATCTTAGAGCTTGCTAAACGTGGACTGATGAGAAAAGGATTTCGGAACAAAGACCGACGTAAGGTAACTGGAATTGATTACGATCTGATTATTGATTTAAAAGAATCGGAAATCATTCGTCCTGTGATTGCCGTCATCCCACTGACTGTCAGAATTGTTTGTAGGGATTGTATGGGAGGTGACCCGCATTGTCCTGCATGCAATGGGCGAGGAAGCTACAAAGGATATAGAAATCTAAAAGTGGAGTTTCCAAAATCTGCTCTCGTACATGGGAAAGTTTTTGAATTTGATCTTTCAAAATTCCGACCAGATTCCTTCACCCATTTTAAGAAAAAATTCCTACGTGTGAAACTCTTAGTACATAAAAATATCCCTTTACGAGTGAAGAGTGCTGTCTAA
- a CDS encoding type I phosphomannose isomerase catalytic subunit → MEKIPKVLFVTPLYKEKIWGGRKLATSLGRNIPEGSIGESWEVSVYGTDVSPIKNIEFQNIPLTEIIRKAPEAVLGKPFIKSGLPLLVKIIDAKEKLSVQVHPDDDYALKYDPKSNGKKECWYVLSAEPGAELVVGFDTHTNREDYETLVKQNLGENVLRKWKVKPGDVFLLNPGTIHAIGGGVLLLEVQQSSDSTYRVYDYGRLGDDGKPRELHLEKALAVLNFQKSDGSEKQTKQLITYHPFPRYLFTSNDKFRLESWDFNQAQNFNFSKLCDPVSFGIFYTVSGSVYFPEFQKLVGPGETFMVTASGFSETISAFAETGTKLAFMSAGSDSVKYQ, encoded by the coding sequence ATGGAAAAGATTCCCAAAGTTCTATTTGTAACCCCCCTTTATAAAGAAAAAATCTGGGGAGGAAGAAAACTCGCAACTTCTCTAGGCCGTAATATTCCAGAAGGATCCATTGGAGAATCTTGGGAAGTTTCAGTTTACGGAACCGATGTTTCTCCTATCAAAAACATAGAATTTCAAAATATCCCACTAACAGAAATTATCCGAAAAGCTCCAGAAGCTGTCCTTGGTAAACCTTTTATAAAATCGGGATTACCATTACTTGTAAAGATCATTGATGCAAAAGAAAAACTGTCGGTCCAAGTACATCCTGATGATGATTACGCACTTAAATATGATCCAAAATCCAATGGGAAAAAGGAATGTTGGTATGTTTTGAGTGCCGAACCAGGAGCAGAGTTAGTGGTTGGATTTGACACCCACACAAACCGAGAAGATTATGAAACTCTGGTAAAACAAAATTTAGGTGAAAATGTTCTCCGTAAATGGAAAGTAAAACCAGGTGATGTATTTTTATTAAACCCAGGTACTATCCATGCCATAGGCGGAGGAGTTTTACTCTTAGAAGTACAACAATCGTCTGATTCCACATACAGAGTGTACGATTATGGAAGATTGGGTGATGATGGAAAACCAAGAGAATTACATTTAGAAAAAGCACTTGCCGTACTTAATTTTCAAAAATCCGATGGATCTGAAAAACAAACCAAACAATTAATCACTTACCATCCTTTTCCAAGATACCTTTTTACTTCTAATGACAAATTTCGATTGGAATCTTGGGATTTTAACCAAGCTCAAAATTTCAACTTTTCAAAGTTATGTGATCCTGTGTCTTTCGGAATTTTTTACACTGTATCTGGATCTGTTTATTTTCCTGAATTCCAAAAACTAGTTGGCCCTGGGGAAACTTTTATGGTCACTGCTTCTGGGTTTTCGGAAACTATCTCTGCCTTTGCTGAAACCGGTACTAAATTAGCATTTATGTCCGCAGGTTCCGATTCCGTAAAATATCAATAA
- a CDS encoding MFS transporter has product MLQTIRRWFAPAPSIPQKSEKEIQALYPKFRFRVLESTFLGYTTYYLTRNNFSPVSKEIGEALSYSKAEIGDILAVTAITYGIGKFLMGALSDRSNPKKFMAVGLFLTAILNFSFGFANHYWIHLFLWGANGLVQGMGWPPCGRSLGHWYSVRERGTTFAFWNIAHNIGGGLVGVVASHSAAKFGWQYAFIIPGIIALFGSVYLYFRLLDTPQSEGLPPIEVYKNDYPPEEKEDHEAELTTKQLIVEQVLMNKYIWLFAVINFFVYIIRYSLIDWGPTYLKETKGADLLGGGYSTLILEFGGIGSTILMGWVSDRFDGRRGMVSLLCIIPIFFAFLGILFNPPGSIWVDYLLFGLIGLFIYPPVMLLGVAGMDFTSKKAVGTAAGFIGLFGSLGRTAQGKGLAILATNYSWDVALYAILVSTLIAIFLLVFSWNLRPRG; this is encoded by the coding sequence ATGTTACAAACCATTCGCCGGTGGTTCGCTCCTGCTCCGTCTATACCCCAAAAATCCGAAAAAGAAATCCAAGCTCTTTATCCGAAATTTCGGTTCCGAGTATTGGAATCAACTTTCCTTGGTTATACGACCTATTACTTAACTCGAAATAACTTCTCACCTGTTTCAAAAGAAATTGGGGAAGCCTTATCTTATTCGAAAGCAGAGATAGGTGACATCCTCGCAGTCACAGCCATCACATATGGAATTGGAAAATTTTTAATGGGGGCATTGTCCGATCGTTCCAATCCAAAAAAGTTTATGGCTGTTGGTTTGTTTCTTACAGCCATTTTGAATTTTTCATTTGGATTTGCGAATCATTATTGGATTCATCTATTTTTATGGGGTGCCAATGGTTTAGTTCAAGGAATGGGTTGGCCACCCTGCGGACGTTCTTTGGGACATTGGTATTCGGTGAGAGAACGAGGTACTACGTTTGCATTTTGGAATATTGCACATAATATTGGAGGCGGACTTGTGGGAGTAGTAGCCTCTCATTCAGCAGCCAAGTTTGGATGGCAATATGCTTTCATTATACCGGGTATCATCGCACTATTTGGATCTGTGTATTTATACTTTCGACTTCTGGACACACCACAATCTGAAGGACTCCCACCGATAGAAGTTTATAAAAATGATTATCCGCCTGAAGAAAAAGAAGACCATGAAGCAGAACTGACCACCAAACAATTAATTGTTGAGCAAGTCTTAATGAACAAATACATTTGGTTGTTTGCGGTGATAAATTTTTTTGTTTATATCATTCGTTATAGTTTGATCGATTGGGGTCCAACGTACTTAAAAGAAACAAAGGGAGCCGATTTATTAGGTGGTGGATACTCCACACTTATTCTAGAATTTGGAGGGATTGGTTCGACCATTCTTATGGGTTGGGTATCTGATCGATTTGACGGTCGACGGGGAATGGTGAGTTTACTTTGTATCATTCCTATTTTCTTCGCCTTTTTGGGAATTTTGTTCAATCCTCCTGGATCCATTTGGGTTGATTATTTGCTTTTTGGATTGATTGGACTCTTTATCTATCCACCTGTAATGTTGTTAGGTGTTGCAGGAATGGACTTCACTTCAAAAAAAGCAGTGGGAACTGCTGCTGGATTTATTGGACTATTTGGATCTTTGGGAAGAACAGCTCAAGGCAAAGGTCTAGCTATCCTCGCCACAAACTATTCTTGGGATGTGGCTCTATATGCGATTCTTGTTTCCACTTTGATAGCCATCTTCCTCCTAGTTTTCAGTTGGAATTTGCGCCCACGTGGGTAA
- a CDS encoding pirin family protein, whose product MTNSLKGHSKDLGDNFIIRRVLPAMEKRSVGPFVFFDHFGPVPVVTGEELVVRAHPHIGLATITFLYDGVITHRDSLKVEMDIRPHETNWMVAGSGIVHSERSKFDPKYEILEGIQTWIALPKDKEEIEPSFEHFSEEEIPVLTKDGLVFRLLGGSFLGLHSPATVHSPLIYADIEIKQGADAVHWVLSDKEEAGLYVSRGTIESNGESYTVGSMVLFEKGTSVSFKAKQNSRLILLGGEPLTEKRHLFWNFVSTKQETIERAKERWAKDEFPKVPKENDRIPLPT is encoded by the coding sequence ATGACAAATTCTCTCAAGGGCCACTCAAAAGATTTAGGTGACAATTTCATCATCCGCCGAGTTCTTCCAGCTATGGAAAAACGTTCTGTCGGACCTTTTGTTTTTTTTGATCACTTTGGCCCTGTACCTGTTGTGACGGGAGAAGAACTAGTCGTTCGAGCGCATCCACACATTGGACTTGCGACCATTACTTTTTTATACGATGGAGTGATAACTCATCGTGATAGCTTAAAAGTGGAAATGGACATTCGGCCGCATGAAACGAATTGGATGGTGGCAGGATCTGGAATCGTGCACAGTGAACGCTCCAAATTTGATCCTAAATATGAAATTTTAGAAGGCATCCAAACTTGGATAGCTTTGCCTAAGGATAAAGAAGAAATAGAGCCTAGTTTTGAACATTTTTCAGAAGAAGAAATACCTGTATTAACAAAAGATGGTCTCGTATTTCGATTGTTAGGTGGTAGTTTTTTAGGATTACATTCTCCAGCTACTGTCCATTCTCCTTTGATATATGCAGATATTGAAATAAAACAAGGTGCGGACGCTGTCCACTGGGTTCTTTCTGACAAAGAAGAAGCGGGGTTATATGTGTCTCGAGGTACGATTGAATCTAATGGTGAATCTTACACAGTGGGATCAATGGTATTGTTTGAAAAGGGAACTTCCGTTTCTTTTAAGGCCAAACAAAATAGTCGTTTGATTTTACTAGGTGGGGAACCGCTCACGGAAAAAAGACATTTATTTTGGAACTTTGTTTCAACAAAACAGGAAACCATTGAAAGGGCAAAGGAAAGATGGGCAAAAGATGAATTTCCGAAAGTTCCAAAGGAGAACGATCGAATTCCTTTGCCCACTTAA